The Triticum dicoccoides isolate Atlit2015 ecotype Zavitan chromosome 6A, WEW_v2.0, whole genome shotgun sequence genome has a window encoding:
- the LOC119318040 gene encoding disease resistance protein RGA5-like, with the protein MENLSIVSNLGQVLVQELQEIRGVGDKVVHLRDELATMNAALRIISEADQESVDRLVREWEKQVLDLAYDAEDCTDTYSLCITRPTPHPPSDVAPNHGLIFSWAGYLLSRAKRMGRYPYEKLVLQRTLAADIKALLARTTAVSERRVRYGIDRAALPRAACFALASAASVSTNALRRVDDPNQFVGITEQANALAKKIKAAVIHDQDDKMKAPVHAEDDQIKADDEDGNRLKVFSIVGFGGLGKTTLAMELCQRLDADFPCQALVSVSQGFHAEKDMKGLLVRVLQQIPREKSDDEQIHGMDVEKLYNKIKELLDHKRYLIVIDDVWNLAAWEAIRLKLPENNSGSRIIVTTRIETVAKAASVYFVHHMEPMKLEASKELFMNRVFGPMAYCLGGQEKYMDTILKKCGGMPLAIISIASLLTNYRSVEGITVWERVSRSIGSQMESHPTLERMRQVITLSYDYLPRHLKACMMYLSIFPEHYVIGKYRLLYRWIAEGLVTEKRGLTLLEVAQEYLNELINRNMIQLEKFVLEQYGSTKVEVEGCRVHDMILEVMVSKSKDYGLEKLLDRLGEFKLLRVLDLEDCKSLRDKHMRDVCRLYLLRFLSLRGTNVKAIPDKIGNLEHLETLDIKSTSIGKLLPQTVTKLSKLECLRSNEWLLPWELGNMKALCVVDTGILDGDDVPLVTQEIGKLPQLQVLSIRIETDEFLQESLTNLATSLSKTSTLQSLHLEYYGGKDGLEFLLHVSTPPPLLQFLGVYGRISQLTEWISSLTHLTKFVLGRTELVGDQLFHVLCKLPNLQSIQLGHGSYKGPGLVARDQSFPVLRILKVFGCSTMLTFEKKSMPELETLVLDFGDITQMGFVGVENLNSLKEVKLRGWKSNPAMQRAVEQLKTLSESNKIRVVVDW; encoded by the exons ATGGAGAACTTGTCCATCGTGAGCAACTTGGGTCAGGTGTTGGTGCAGGAGCTCCAGGAGATACGGGGCGTCGGCGACAAGGTCGTCCACCTGCGGGACGAACTGGCGACCATGAACGCCGCCCTTCGCATCATCTCTGAGGCGGATCAGGAATCCgtcgaccgcctcgtccgggagtggGAGAAGCAGGTGCTTGATCTCGCCTACGACGCTGAGGACTGCACCGACACCTACTCCCTCTGCATCACCCGCCCAACCCCACATCCACCAAGTGACGTCGCCCCTAATCACGGGCTCATCTTCTCCTGGGCCGGATACCTGCTTTCCCGCGCCAAGCGGATGGGCAGGTACCCGTACGAGAAGCTTGTGCTGCAGCGCACCCTCGCCGCTGACATCAAAGCCCTCTTGGCACGTACCACCGCCGTCAGCGAACGCCGCGTTCGCTATGGCATCGACCGGGCGGCGCTACCGAGAGCCGCCTGCTTTGCCCTAGCCTCGGCGGCATCCGTCTCCACGAATGCTCTCCGCCGTGTCGACGACCCTAATCAGTTTGTCGGCATCACGGAACAGGCCAATGCCTTGGCCAAGAAGATCAAGGCGGCGGTGATCCATGATCAGGATGACAAGATGAAAGCGCCCGTCCATGCTGAGGATGACCAGATCAAGGCGGATGATGAGGATGGCAACAGGCTCAAGGTGTTCTCCATTGTGGGCTTCGGAGGGCTAGGGAAGACAACCCTGGCCATGGAGCTGTGCCAGCGGCTGGATGCGGACTTCCCTTGCCAGGCGCTGGTGTCCGTGTCACAAGGGTTCCATGCCGAGAAGGACATGAAAGGACTGTTGGTACGGGTGCTCCAGCAGATCCCAAGGGAGAAATCAGATGATGAGCAAATACATGGGATGGATGTGGAAAAGTTGTACAACAAGATCAAGGAGCtccttgatcataagag GTATCTCATTGTTATCGATGATGTATGGAACCTAGCAGCCTGGGAAGCTATCCGCCTCAAATTGCCAGAAAATAATTCCGGCAGCAGAATCATTGTGACAACTCGGATAGAGACGGTGGCCAAGGCAGCTAGTGTCTACTTTGTCCATCATATGGAGCCCATGAAATTAGAGGCTAGTAAGGAACTGTTCATGAATAGAGTATTTGGCCCCATGGCTTATTGCCTGGGTGGACAGGAAAAATACATGGACACAATTTTGAAAAAATGTGGCGGGATGCCATTGGCCATCATTAGCATCGCCAGCCTTCTGACAAACTATAGGTCGGTTGAAGGCATAACAGTATGGGAAAGAGTTTCTAGATCAATTGGTTCTCAGATGGAGAGCCACCCTACCCTCGAGAGGATGAGGCAGGTGATTACACTCAGCTATGACTACCTGCCTCGTCATCTCAAGGCCTGCATGATGTATCTCAGCATTTTCCCAGAGCATTATGTGATTGGAAAATATAGGCTGCTATACAGATGGATTGCCGAAGGTTTGGTCACTGAGAAGCGAGGGCTGACTTTGTTGGAGGTTGCACAAGAATATTTGAATGAGTTGATAAATAGGAACATGATTCAGCTGGAAAAGTTTGTATTGGAACAATATGGTTCTACAAAAGTAGAAGTAGAGGGGTGCCGGGTGCATGACATGATCCTTGAGGTCATGGTGTCCAAATCCAAGGA TTATGGCCTTGAGAAGCTCTTGGACCGTCTAGGCGAGTTCAAATTGCTCAGGGTACTTGACCTAGAAGATTGCAAGTCCCTGCGAGATAAGCACATGAGAGATGTTTGCCGATTGTATCTCCTCAGGTTCTTGAGCTTGAGGGGTACAAATGTCAAAGCGATTCCTGACAAAATTGGCAACCTAGAGCACTTGGAGACTCTTGATATAAAAAGTACAAGCATCGGGAAGTTGTTGCCGCAAACTGTGACAAAGCTGAGCAAACTAGAGTGCCTCAGGTCCAATGAGTGGCTTCTGCCATGGGAGCTAGGGAACATGAAGGCGTTGTGCGTGGTGGACACGGGAATCCTCGATGGCGATGATGTTCCATTGGTTACCCAAGAGATCGGCAAGCTACCACAGCTGCAGGTGCTAAGTATCCGAATTGAGACGGATGAGTTCTTGCAGGAGTCTTTGACTAACCTTGCCACCTCCCTGAGCAAGACAAGCACTCTCCAATCGCTCCATCTGGAATACTACGGGGGTAAGGACGGTTTGGAGTTTCTCCTTCATGTCTCCACGCCGCCACCACTCCTCCAATTCCTTGGTGTATATGGCCGCATCAGCCAACTGACTGAATGGATCTCATCACTCACACACCTCACCAAGTTTGTTCTAGGACGGACAGAACTTGTTGGCGACCAGTTATTTCATGTCTTGTGTAAGTTGCCAAATCTGCAGAGCATCCAACTGGGGCATGGTAGCTACAAAGGACCAGGACTAGTTGCACGTGACCAAAGTTTCCCGGTGTTGAGGATCTTGAAGGTGTTCGGATGTAGCACCATGCTCACATTCGAGAAAAAATCAATGCCAGAGCTCGAGACACTTGTATTGGACTTTGGTGACATTACCCAAATGGGCTTTGTTGGCGTCGAGAACTTGAACAGCCTTAAAGAGGTCAAGCTCCGTGGTTGGAAAAGCAACCCAGCAATGCAGCGTGCAGTTGAGCAGCTCAAGACTCTCTCTGAGTCCAACAAGATCAGAGTTGTAGTGGACTGGTGA